In one window of Paludisphaera rhizosphaerae DNA:
- a CDS encoding YHYH protein, with translation MKLDRRKLIVGGFAAPVVAAGGVRLLAGSGGDNPAEVLIVAADGRRRITSNGIPDHPAGDFPNPHDPVSLRPQRYVLETPTAPVAAEHPSPIAMWLFGVAVNGVPFDPSGPFWNADGRSGWQFEVLHPANARALGIDGNHAHTQGRGAYHYHGLPTGLLWNRSVADPGRPMHLLGFAADGFPIYGPECPGDPVDVKSRTRRLRSSYRLRGGRRSDGPGGRFDGRFVEDFEYDPGRGDLDECNGRTGPTPEFPDGTYYYVLTDEFPFIPRLWRGTPDPSFRHGPPPGVSPPTPPELRGYRGEG, from the coding sequence ATGAAGCTGGATCGTCGCAAGCTGATCGTCGGAGGATTCGCCGCGCCGGTCGTCGCGGCCGGCGGCGTCCGGCTGCTAGCGGGCTCGGGGGGAGACAACCCGGCGGAGGTCTTGATCGTCGCGGCGGACGGCCGGCGGAGGATCACGTCGAACGGGATTCCCGACCACCCCGCCGGAGACTTTCCCAACCCCCACGACCCGGTATCGCTCCGGCCGCAAAGGTATGTGCTGGAGACCCCGACGGCGCCGGTCGCGGCGGAGCATCCTTCGCCGATCGCCATGTGGTTGTTCGGCGTGGCGGTAAACGGGGTGCCGTTCGACCCCTCGGGGCCGTTCTGGAACGCCGACGGCCGCAGCGGCTGGCAGTTCGAGGTGCTCCACCCCGCGAACGCCCGGGCGCTGGGGATCGACGGCAACCATGCCCATACCCAGGGGAGGGGAGCCTACCATTACCACGGACTCCCCACAGGCTTGCTCTGGAACCGCTCCGTCGCCGATCCAGGGCGCCCCATGCACCTGCTGGGCTTCGCGGCCGACGGCTTCCCGATCTACGGGCCCGAATGCCCGGGCGACCCGGTCGACGTGAAGAGTCGGACTCGACGGCTGCGCTCCAGCTACCGCCTGCGCGGCGGTCGTCGCAGCGACGGCCCCGGCGGGCGATTCGACGGGCGGTTCGTCGAGGATTTCGAGTACGACCCGGGCCGAGGCGACCTCGACGAATGCAACGGCCGCACCGGCCCGACTCCCGAATTTCCGGACGGCACGTATTATTATGTGCTGACGGACGAATTTCCCTTCATCCCCCGCCTATGGCGCGGGACTCCCGACCCGAGCTTTCGCCACGGGCCGCCGCCCGGGGTCTCACCCCCGACGCCGCCGGAGCTGCGCGGGTATCGAGGCGAGGGCTGA